One window of the Halictus rubicundus isolate RS-2024b chromosome 6, iyHalRubi1_principal, whole genome shotgun sequence genome contains the following:
- the LOC143354888 gene encoding LOW QUALITY PROTEIN: UPAR/Ly6 domain-containing protein crim-like (The sequence of the model RefSeq protein was modified relative to this genomic sequence to represent the inferred CDS: deleted 1 base in 1 codon) produces the protein MYKTICVVVFLSLLINEGDSLYCYRCNSNHPGCGTPFNWWWYWGETCPEYDDKCVKIIEKKEVCNFAHICIYTYIFRIIAYISAETIITRECLSSVRSFRKDIPADRYEGCRPAAKDVHLGHYVNNSIHQLDIHRDYYDQITWCFCYFDHRCKDATTIALPTFLLLLIIAMQQFAT, from the exons ATGTACAAAACAATTTGTGTTGTCGTCTTCTTAAGTTTACTTATTAACGAAG GGGACAGTTTATACTGCTACAGATGCAACAGTAATCATCCTGGGTGTGGCACACCTTTCAATTGGTGGTGGTAT TGGGGTGAAACTTGTCCAGAATATGATGACAAATGTGTAAAGATAATCGAAAAAAAGGAGGTATGTAATTTCGCTCAtatttgtatatatacatatatattccgCATTATTGCATACATTTCAGCTGAGACAATTATAACAAGGGAATGTTTGAGCTCCGTACGTAGCTTCAGAAAAGATATACCAGCCGATCGCTACGAAGGTTGTCGACCTGCTGCTAAAGATGTTCATTTGGGACATTACGTAAACAATTCCATTCATCAATTGGACATTCATAGAGACTATTACGACCAAATAACATGGTGTTTCTGTTACTTCGATCACCGATGCAAGGACGCCACTACCATTGCTTTACCAACATTTTTACTGTTATTGATTATCGCCATGCAACAGTTTGCCACATGA